A window of Thermoproteus sp. genomic DNA:
TGAGACGTTTGTTTATACCGCCTCGAAGTAGTTCCGAGGGCGTGGCGAAGCCAAGCGGCCTCCAGAGGCGCAGGCTCGGGCGGCCCTGCCCCTACTGGCCTTTCTTCTTCTGCATTAACGACATCACCGCCTGCACCAAATCGCCTTTGGCCTCCCGTAGCGCCTGTTCGGCCTCCTCGCGGGTGGCGCCGGTCTGTTCCATCACGAGCGAGATGTCTTCGTCTGTGGGCGTGTAGCCGGCGCTGGATGTCTGTGGCGGCGCCTCGCGCTTCTTCACAGAAACCGACGACTCTTGGGCCTGTACTTGATACACCAAGACCTTA
This region includes:
- a CDS encoding nascent polypeptide-associated complex protein, which gives rise to MFSLNPRELERYLKRMGIKMEEVDAAYVEIGLKNGDVLRIEGPAVALLKLPNKVLVYQVQAQESSVSVKKREAPPQTSSAGYTPTDEDISLVMEQTGATREEAEQALREAKGDLVQAVMSLMQKKKGQ